The DNA region TATGCAGCAGTAGGTTCGTATATTGGATTTTTTAGTCCAAGATGCTTAATGATTGCATAAGGTCGCATGTCGTATATTTCTTGAATTTTGCGTGCAATTTCGCCATCGCTTAAAGTTTTTCCTTTGGCATCTTTAACTTTGGCTGTGCCATAAGTATTAACATAAAATCCGACGGGTTGTGCTACTCCAATAGCATAAGCAACTTGTACCAATACTTCGTCGCAGATACCAGCAGCAACCATATTTTTAGCTACATGACGCATAGCATATGCAGCCGATCGGTCAACTTTGGATGGGTCTTTGCCCGAAAAAGCTCCACCACCATGAGCACCACGCCCACCATAGGTATCGACAATAATTTTTCGGCCTGTTAATCCTGTATCGCCATGAGGTCCACCAATGATAAATAAACCGGTTGGGTTTACATGTAATTTATATTTAAAATCGAATAATTTTTGAACTTTTTTGGGCAGTTGTTTTTTTACTCGTGGAATAAGTATTTCTTGAACATCTTTGTATATGGTATCGTGCATTTTCTTCTCGGCGGCTTTACGTGCTTTTTCGGTATTGTTTTCGGGTTTAACAAATTCATCGTGTTGGGTCGAAATTACAATGGTATCAATACGTTTAGGATTACCATTATCGTCGTATTCGACAGTAACTTGCGATTTGGAGTCGGGGCGTAAATAGAGCATCTGTTTTCCTTCTCGGCGAATAGCGGCTAACTCTTGTACAAACATATGTGCCAGTTCAATGGGCATGGGCATAAAATTTTCCATTTCGCGGCAAGCATAGCCAAACATCATTCCTTGATCGCCTGCGCCTTGTTCTTCGGGATTTTTACGAACTACTCCCTGGCGAATATCGGGCG from Bacteroidales bacterium includes:
- a CDS encoding methionine adenosyltransferase, with protein sequence MSYLFTSESVSEGHPDKVADQISDALLDAFLTVDSESKVACETLVTTGLVVLAGEVRTEGYVDVQEVARRVVNRIGYTKAEYMFDGNSCGVISSIHEQSPDIRQGVVRKNPEEQGAGDQGMMFGYACREMENFMPMPIELAHMFVQELAAIRREGKQMLYLRPDSKSQVTVEYDDNGNPKRIDTIVISTQHDEFVKPENNTEKARKAAEKKMHDTIYKDVQEILIPRVKKQLPKKVQKLFDFKYKLHVNPTGLFIIGGPHGDTGLTGRKIIVDTYGGRGAHGGGAFSGKDPSKVDRSAAYAMRHVAKNMVAAGICDEVLVQVAYAIGVAQPVGFYVNTYGTAKVKDAKGKTLSDGEIARKIQEIYDMRPYAIIKHLGLKNPIYEPTAAYGHFGREPYKKKVEITIPNGNGIEKNCYNKKIKKEIEFFTWEKLDYVDTFKKAFKIK